Proteins found in one Plodia interpunctella isolate USDA-ARS_2022_Savannah chromosome 24, ilPloInte3.2, whole genome shotgun sequence genomic segment:
- the LOC128680324 gene encoding gastrula zinc finger protein XlCGF17.1-like, whose amino-acid sequence MVGTAMLLNILHCRQLCHKSSSQKSNRKKNRKLSQNERVSVFVKSENQDSQQKICRVCLKEGSISIYGNDFGNQEDVSEAFITFGGITIQSDDPYPKFLCKSCNSLLLGAILFRKTAQQSETILKQQENYEETANNDDDEEPSSSYVDNDDLITLDKLVKDQEERSYHCGKCDLEFQSFSEFCEHRASPEHEEVRRTCPICKKSYAALYLKNHLALHKQETSYMCDICGKKFIIKGQFTRHRVTHFVDNLPFKCSLCPYKGRFSESLKMHMKSHTGEKSYQCSQCAHRFVNKSNLSRHMLTHKGKHDYICASCGRGFYTKRDLELHLKVDHAGIKEHVCNICGKAFGYRKQMMKHQLKVHKRQKLRSGRMPLYLLAESKQHSEESV is encoded by the coding sequence ATGGTTGGAACTGCAATGCTTCTCAATATTTTACACTGCAGGCAGCTTTGCCACAAATCAAGTTCTCAAAAATCGAATAGGAAAAAGAATCGAAAATTATCCCAAAATGAAAGGGTTTCTGTGTTCGTAAAGTCAGAAAACCAAGATTCTCAACAAAAGATTTGTAGAGTTTGTTTAAAGGAAGGCAGTATATCAATTTACGGAAACGACTTTGGCAATCAGGAAGATGTGTCAGAAGCCTTTATTACATTCGGAGGTATAACCATACAGAGTGACGACCCATATCCGAAATTCTTGTGCAAATCCTGCAATTCATTACTACTAGGGGCAATATTATTTCGTAAAACAGCACAACAATCCgaaacaattttgaagcaacaagaaaattatgaagaaacagctaataatgatgatgatgaagaacCATCTTCCAGTTACGTGGACAATGACGACTTAATAACATTAGATAAACTGGTAAAGGACCAAGAAGAAAGAAGCTACCATTGTGGAAAATGTGATTTGGAATTTCAATCATTTTCAGAATTTTGTGAACACCGGGCATCTCCTGAACATGAAGAGGTGAGACGTACATGTCCGATATGCAAGAAATCATATGCAGcactttatttgaaaaatcatttaGCATTACATAAACAAGAGACATCGTACATGTGTGACATTTGTggcaaaaagtttattataaaaggcCAGTTTACAAGGCATAGAGTAACACACTTTGTAGATAATCTACCATTTAAATGTTCTCTTTGCCCTTACAAGGGTAGATTTTCCGAGTCACTTAAAATGCATATGAAATCTCATACCGGGGAGAAGTCATATCAATGTTCGCAATGCGCGCACCGTTTTGTCAATAAAAGCAACTTGAGTCGACACATGTTGACACATAAAGGGAAGCATGACTATATCTGCGCATCATGTGGTAGAGGCTTTTATACCAAACGGGATTTAGAATTACACTTGAAAGTGGATCATGCTGGGATAAAGGAACATGTTTGTAATATCTGTGGCAAAGCATTTGGTTACAGGAAGCAGATGATGAAGCATCAGCTGAAAGTCCACAAACGACAGAAGCTGAGGAGCGGACGGATGCCCTTGTATTTACTTGCGGAAAGTAAACAACATAGTGAGGAATCTGTGTAG
- the LOC128680332 gene encoding transmembrane protein 216-like produces MSKVTNVNSSLAYEILLYLNSFYLGMFFVCEVAMGILKAINVSYPENALLTEAGIFCALCLVEVIRIFLGRRGNLASKKIPVFFSIVLTIPSAIGVCYFLIYQTYILRLEYIWCAVMLMFHGLELAFAILFIFTACKNKQYE; encoded by the exons ATGTCTAAAGTAACAAATGTGAACTCTAGCCTTGCTTACGAAATATTGCTTTACCTgaacagtttttatttaggcATGTTCTTCGTATGTGAAGTGGCCATGGGCATTTTAAAAGCCATCAACGTATCCTACCCTGAAAACGCTTTGCTGACCGAAGCCGGGATATTTTGCGCTTTATGCCTTGTGGAAGTCATTCGTATATTCTTGGGCCGACGAGGCAATTTAGCCAgtaaaa aaattcCAGTTTTCTTCTCTATTGTGTTGACAATACCATCTGCAATTGGTGTTTGCTACTTCCTTATCTACCAGACCTACATACTCCGCCTGGAGTACATCTGGTGTGCTGTGATGCTCATGTTCCATGGTCTGGAGCTAGCATTTGCAATCCTCTTCATCTTCACCGCATGCAAGAACAAGCAGTATGAGTAG
- the mRpS10 gene encoding small ribosomal subunit protein uS10m — translation MNLTKNIWRFAPVVRSAINSNLAFMRPLSTPVTRISAKPIENTPVSHEPDKLYKKVELEMRGIDPAVLLSYSWFCVAAASHLGIEVTKSWALRKAEKERHTLLKCVHIYKKHKVQYEIRTYFRFIHLQRLTGSTCDTYLEYIERNLPEGCALKVTKVECHKIPDHLTPPGNE, via the exons ATGAATTTAACAAAG aATATCTGGCGATTTGCGCCAGTTGTACGCAGTGCGATCAACTCCAACTTGGCGTTTATGAGACCTCTGTCGACGCCTGTAACTCGAATATCAGCAAAACCTATAGAGAATACTCCAGTGTCCCATGAACCCGACAAGTTGTATAAAAAGGTGGAATTAGAGATGAGGGGCATTGATCCCGCAGTATTGCTAAGTTATTCTTGGTTTTGTGTTGCAGCAGCTTCACATTTAGGCATTGAAGTGACTAAGAG TTGGGCACTCAGAAAAGCAGAGAAAGAAAGGCACACATTACTGAAATGTGTACATATTTACAAGAAACACAAAGTCCAGTATGAAATCCGTACATACTTCAGATTTATTCATCTTCAGAGGCTCACCGGATCCACCTGTGACACATACTTAGAGTACATCGAAAGGAACCTGCCTGAAGGATGTGCTTTGAAGGTCACCAAAGTTGAATGCCATAAAATTCCTGATCATTTGACGCCACCTGgcaatgaataa
- the LOC128680333 gene encoding dynein light chain roadblock-type 2: MANEAEETVRKLSLHKGVAGVIVVNGEGIPIKTTLENHVSVQYAGLLSALVDKAKAVVRDLDPTNDLTFLRIRSKKSEVMVAPDKDFILIVVQNPVE; this comes from the exons atggcAAACGAAGCAGAGGAAACAGTTCGCAAGTTATCTCTTCATAAGGGAGTAGCTGGAGTCATAGTTGTGAATGGTGaag GTATACCAATTAAAACGACTCTCGAGAATCACGTATCAGTCCAATACGCGGGTCTACTATCAGCTTTAGTGGACAAAGCGAAGGCCGTTGTTCGAGACTTGGACCCCACTAACGACCTGACATTCTTGAGGATCAGAAGCAAAAAGAGTGAGGTTATGGTGGCTCCGGACAAAGACTTTATATTGATAGTTGTGCAAAACCCTGTTGAATGA